In Planctomycetota bacterium, a genomic segment contains:
- a CDS encoding VCBS repeat-containing protein produces MRRRSLCAFLLAGLLAGPAHAFIERLYSLKEVMDESNQIYVGRLTRVDATKRIAAAQIERALKGRKDFELVKMNLGIGPADHAAYLLGVLKEGDPVIIYAKRDGRDIASCVHAGDTWFQLFATAEPKPDDTWWRMTHVEIAMGRTFNGTTPDLIQITSDAVAGRAAPPKPNPSIPRIDVRRAAKPVQPPPPPASEPLDGLEGVPGWACEQTWARPATLTVEETRDRGKVLRARSDGAADKKLAITLLHHVDVSAQPLFAALVDNDSDRPIAVAVAFGCAPEWTMFEAPPVSVPAKARAAPVRFSVASPHFKCEASQWQHNQPIPNNGRVDKIMLLVDGLPAKGSVAFDRILGARGGFRLAGEFPHGGGEVRGISWADADGDDRLDALLCVGGANLLLLNQGGAFREQAAAFGLSAPARAAAWADYDGDGHPDLLTSHFRLFTAAGGRFRDDSRLLPAPHARNPEGAGWIDYNGDGLPDILITNGEHGICLFENTGKGPNWFRDASDKAGLGPKGLGVGNGDFIAFADYDGDGYTDFLYNLGDGVLAHNEGGKGFKLDTRAGIRIGASNEAKRGVAFADFDNDGDLDLFVPDPARPRLYRNNNDGTFTDVLAAAGDLAKLAEPCVSAAWGDVNNDGCLDLFVCLAKAPGRLFLGDGRGGFKDATAAAGLDQLPPALAASFADTDEDGDLDLVLNGEKKALVLLNDLELAPGCGSLAVSLAVATGSVGAVVRVADPQGRPLGLRELNGAEGLGGQAAPEAHFGLKAAKVHLSVCLTDGRVAQKTLEIAPGKALRLTLDATAFK; encoded by the coding sequence ATGCGGCGTCGGTCGCTCTGCGCGTTCCTGCTCGCGGGCCTGCTCGCCGGCCCCGCCCACGCCTTCATCGAGCGCCTCTACTCGCTCAAGGAGGTGATGGACGAGTCGAACCAGATCTACGTCGGCCGCCTGACGCGGGTAGACGCCACGAAACGCATCGCCGCGGCCCAGATCGAGCGCGCGCTCAAGGGCAGGAAGGACTTCGAGCTGGTGAAGATGAACCTGGGCATCGGCCCGGCCGACCACGCCGCCTACCTGCTCGGCGTGCTCAAAGAGGGCGACCCGGTCATCATCTACGCCAAGCGCGACGGCCGCGACATCGCCTCGTGCGTCCACGCCGGCGACACCTGGTTCCAGCTCTTCGCCACGGCCGAGCCGAAGCCCGACGACACCTGGTGGCGGATGACCCACGTCGAGATCGCCATGGGCCGCACCTTCAACGGCACCACCCCCGACCTCATCCAGATCACGAGCGACGCCGTGGCCGGCCGCGCCGCGCCGCCCAAGCCCAATCCCTCGATCCCCAGGATCGACGTCAGGAGGGCCGCCAAGCCCGTCCAGCCCCCCCCGCCGCCGGCCTCCGAACCCCTCGACGGCCTGGAGGGCGTGCCGGGCTGGGCCTGCGAGCAAACGTGGGCTCGGCCCGCCACGCTGACCGTCGAGGAAACGCGCGACCGCGGCAAAGTGCTCCGCGCCCGGTCCGACGGCGCCGCGGACAAGAAGCTCGCGATCACGCTCCTCCACCACGTGGACGTCTCGGCCCAGCCGCTCTTCGCGGCGCTGGTGGACAACGACAGCGACCGCCCGATCGCGGTGGCCGTGGCCTTCGGCTGCGCGCCCGAGTGGACGATGTTCGAGGCCCCGCCCGTGTCTGTGCCCGCCAAGGCCAGGGCCGCGCCCGTGCGCTTCTCGGTCGCTTCGCCCCACTTCAAGTGCGAAGCCTCCCAGTGGCAGCACAACCAGCCCATCCCCAACAACGGGCGGGTGGACAAGATCATGCTCCTCGTGGACGGCCTTCCCGCCAAGGGCAGCGTGGCCTTCGACCGCATCCTGGGGGCCAGGGGCGGCTTCCGCCTCGCCGGCGAGTTCCCCCACGGCGGCGGCGAGGTGCGCGGCATCTCGTGGGCCGACGCCGACGGCGACGACCGCCTCGACGCCCTCCTGTGCGTCGGCGGCGCCAACCTGCTGCTCCTCAACCAGGGCGGCGCCTTCCGCGAACAGGCCGCCGCCTTCGGCCTCTCCGCCCCCGCCCGCGCCGCCGCCTGGGCCGACTACGACGGCGACGGCCACCCCGACCTCCTCACCAGCCACTTCCGGCTCTTCACCGCCGCCGGCGGCCGCTTCCGCGACGACTCGCGCCTCCTCCCCGCACCCCACGCCCGCAACCCCGAGGGCGCCGGCTGGATCGACTACAACGGCGACGGACTGCCCGACATCCTCATCACCAACGGCGAGCACGGCATCTGCCTCTTCGAGAACACGGGCAAAGGCCCCAACTGGTTCCGCGACGCCAGCGACAAGGCCGGCCTCGGCCCCAAGGGCCTCGGCGTCGGCAACGGCGACTTCATCGCCTTCGCCGACTACGACGGCGACGGCTACACCGACTTCCTCTACAACCTCGGCGACGGCGTCCTCGCCCACAACGAGGGCGGCAAGGGCTTCAAGCTCGACACCCGCGCCGGCATCCGCATCGGCGCCTCCAACGAGGCCAAGAGGGGCGTGGCCTTCGCCGACTTCGACAACGACGGCGACCTCGACCTCTTCGTGCCCGACCCCGCCAGGCCGCGCCTCTACCGCAACAACAACGACGGCACCTTCACCGACGTCCTGGCCGCCGCGGGCGACCTGGCGAAGCTGGCCGAGCCCTGCGTCTCCGCCGCCTGGGGCGACGTGAACAACGACGGCTGCCTCGACCTCTTCGTGTGCCTCGCCAAAGCCCCCGGCCGCCTGTTCCTCGGCGACGGCAGGGGCGGCTTCAAGGATGCCACCGCCGCCGCGGGCCTCGACCAGCTGCCCCCGGCCCTCGCCGCCTCCTTCGCCGACACCGACGAGGACGGCGACCTCGACCTCGTGCTCAACGGCGAGAAGAAGGCCCTCGTGCTCCTCAACGACCTCGAACTCGCCCCAGGCTGCGGCTCGCTCGCCGTCTCGCTCGCCGTGGCCACGGGCTCGGTCGGCGCCGTCGTGCGCGTGGCCGACCCCCAGGGCCGGCCCCTCGGCCTGCGCGAACTCAACGGCGCCGAGGGCTTGGGCGGCCAGGCCGCGCCCGAGGCCCACTTCGGCCTCAAGGCCGCCAAGGTCCACCTCTCCGTCTGCCTCACCGACGGCCGCGTCGCCCAGAAAACCCTCGAGATTGCGCCGGGCAAGGCCCTCCGCCTCACCCTCGACGCCACTGCCTTCAAGTGA
- a CDS encoding acylphosphatase, with protein MPKAVQGARRVHVFVTGRVQGVGFRAWTEREARMLKLAGWVKNLPDGRVEAVIEGPPEAVAALVEKLKAGPRAAKVENLDVKDEPAEGGFEGFETRY; from the coding sequence ATGCCCAAGGCCGTCCAGGGGGCCAGGCGCGTCCACGTGTTCGTCACCGGCCGCGTGCAGGGCGTGGGCTTCCGGGCCTGGACCGAGCGCGAGGCGCGGATGCTCAAGCTCGCGGGCTGGGTGAAGAACCTGCCCGACGGGCGGGTCGAGGCCGTCATCGAAGGGCCGCCCGAGGCGGTGGCCGCGCTCGTCGAGAAACTCAAGGCCGGCCCCCGCGCCGCCAAGGTCGAGAACCTGGACGTCAAGGACGAGCCGGCCGAGGGCGGCTTCGAGGGCTTCGAGACCCGCTATTGA
- a CDS encoding cupin domain-containing protein → MPKGYDTRHLKDVPPTPCPCGQSWRLITRRDGSPANIHVTSIQDSRRHFHRHCTEFYFILEGEGTLEVGDDSLALTPGLLVRIDPGTPHRGHGHFKTLVIGVPAWDPADEWFTDD, encoded by the coding sequence ATGCCCAAAGGCTATGACACCCGCCACCTCAAGGACGTTCCCCCCACCCCCTGCCCCTGCGGCCAGAGCTGGCGCCTCATCACCCGCCGCGACGGCTCGCCCGCCAACATCCACGTGACCTCCATCCAGGACTCCCGCCGCCACTTCCACAGGCACTGCACCGAGTTCTACTTCATCCTGGAAGGCGAGGGCACGCTCGAGGTCGGCGACGACTCGCTCGCACTCACCCCTGGCCTCCTCGTGCGCATTGACCCCGGCACCCCCCACCGCGGCCACGGCCACTTCAAGACCCTCGTCATCGGCGTCCCCGCCTGGGACCCCGCCGACGAATGGTTCACCGACGACTGA
- a CDS encoding glycosyltransferase family 39 protein, translating into MYLDALRGLLLTVVANGALLYAAHLAARRWWPSTGAATRLAATGVLAIALTLAVFYPLALLGLFTRQAATIAALGIGLAAHWRRTSCGGFWADRRPVAGWLRAIVRSRGALLLAGAGLLVFWAAYRAAVWPPLSLDSLTYHNYFAGAWVQQGGFARLSLPQAMQGYARLPLHFEALVAWTMLPFHGDFLANFTNLPILALGAVAVYALGRELGLDLFASALAAGLVCFSPAVFAYACTQYNDVLVMGLTACAALFLVRWLAEGRWADAALAFLATGLAVGTKHTAIPPAAAIGLVAVLAPLRRAGGARRAAATLGLCLALNALGGGYAYVRNWVETGNPLYPATIRLLGKDIFPAAPVVEAVAESVGRGTWRDDVRQLASSISYAYGAEPAPLSWGPKLPLLALLALAAAALARRSPRGAELRWLTLCWAAPALLLYLDPSANTVAIRRFWPDTFSRFLAGPVALMAVGALVGVSLLAAERLRRVLHACLCVLMLFDLFALSILPDSPRVLVVAALGLAALGAGAMLGRRAAARVPAVAWGVAAGLAVLAGVCGTAWVRDRWRNHFLETRVELHPFPRHWVKGWAFCDEPQKPKTIALASYEPKLGHHWYFYPLMGRRLQNRVVYVPPEPGGPAAWKAGLDQAGVTHVFVQLNPALPPGDPAREPAEMAWIRARPDDFTLLDQGDHYRICQVAPPR; encoded by the coding sequence TTGTACCTCGACGCGCTGCGCGGCCTGCTGTTGACCGTGGTGGCCAATGGGGCGCTGCTCTACGCCGCGCACCTGGCGGCGCGGCGCTGGTGGCCCTCCACGGGCGCCGCCACGCGCCTGGCCGCGACCGGCGTGCTCGCCATCGCGCTCACGCTCGCCGTCTTCTATCCGCTCGCGCTCCTTGGGCTCTTCACCCGGCAGGCGGCGACGATTGCCGCCCTCGGCATCGGGCTCGCCGCCCACTGGCGCCGGACCTCGTGCGGCGGCTTCTGGGCCGACCGGCGTCCCGTGGCGGGCTGGCTGCGCGCGATCGTGCGCTCGCGCGGCGCGCTGCTGCTCGCGGGCGCCGGGCTGCTCGTGTTCTGGGCCGCCTACCGCGCTGCCGTGTGGCCGCCCCTGTCGCTCGACTCGCTGACGTACCACAACTACTTCGCCGGCGCGTGGGTGCAGCAAGGGGGCTTCGCCCGGCTCTCGCTGCCGCAGGCGATGCAGGGCTACGCCCGCCTGCCGCTGCACTTCGAGGCGCTTGTGGCCTGGACGATGCTGCCGTTCCACGGCGATTTTCTGGCCAACTTCACGAACCTGCCGATCCTGGCGCTGGGCGCGGTGGCCGTCTACGCGCTGGGCCGCGAGCTGGGCCTCGACCTCTTCGCCAGCGCGCTGGCGGCGGGCCTCGTGTGCTTCTCGCCCGCCGTGTTCGCCTACGCGTGCACGCAGTACAACGACGTGCTGGTGATGGGCCTGACCGCGTGCGCGGCGCTGTTCCTGGTGCGGTGGCTCGCGGAGGGCCGATGGGCCGACGCCGCCCTCGCGTTCCTCGCAACGGGCCTGGCCGTGGGCACGAAGCACACGGCCATCCCGCCCGCGGCCGCGATCGGGCTCGTCGCCGTGCTGGCCCCGCTGCGGCGGGCGGGAGGCGCGCGCCGGGCCGCCGCCACGCTGGGCCTGTGCCTCGCGCTCAACGCCCTCGGCGGCGGGTATGCCTACGTCAGGAACTGGGTCGAGACCGGCAACCCGCTCTACCCCGCCACCATCCGCCTGCTGGGCAAGGATATCTTCCCCGCCGCGCCCGTCGTCGAGGCGGTGGCCGAGAGCGTGGGGCGCGGCACCTGGCGCGACGACGTGCGGCAACTGGCCAGTTCGATCTCGTATGCCTACGGCGCCGAGCCCGCGCCGCTGTCGTGGGGTCCGAAGCTGCCGCTTCTCGCGCTGCTGGCCCTGGCGGCCGCCGCCCTGGCCCGCCGCTCGCCGCGCGGGGCCGAGCTGCGCTGGCTCACGCTGTGCTGGGCCGCGCCGGCGCTGCTGCTGTACCTCGACCCGTCGGCCAACACGGTGGCGATCCGGCGCTTCTGGCCCGACACGTTCAGCCGCTTCCTCGCCGGGCCGGTGGCACTGATGGCGGTGGGCGCCCTCGTCGGCGTGTCGCTGCTGGCCGCCGAGCGGCTGCGGCGGGTCCTCCACGCGTGCCTGTGCGTGCTGATGCTCTTCGACCTGTTCGCCCTGAGCATCCTGCCCGACAGCCCGCGCGTGCTGGTCGTGGCCGCGCTCGGCCTCGCCGCCCTGGGGGCGGGGGCGATGCTCGGCCGCCGGGCCGCCGCCCGCGTGCCGGCCGTGGCGTGGGGCGTTGCGGCGGGCCTCGCCGTGCTCGCGGGCGTGTGCGGGACGGCCTGGGTCCGCGACCGCTGGCGCAACCATTTCCTGGAGACACGCGTGGAACTGCACCCCTTCCCGCGCCATTGGGTGAAGGGCTGGGCCTTCTGCGACGAGCCGCAGAAGCCCAAGACCATCGCCCTCGCCAGCTACGAGCCCAAGCTCGGCCACCACTGGTACTTCTATCCCCTCATGGGCCGGCGGCTCCAGAACCGCGTGGTCTATGTGCCGCCGGAGCCGGGCGGCCCGGCCGCCTGGAAGGCGGGCCTGGACCAGGCGGGCGTGACGCACGTCTTCGTGCAGCTCAACCCCGCGCTTCCGCCCGGCGACCCGGCCCGCGAGCCGGCCGAGATGGCCTGGATTCGCGCCCGCCCCGACGACTTCACGCTGCTCGACCAGGGCGACCACTACCGCATCTGCCAGGTGGCCCCGCCCCGGTGA